The Paenibacillus swuensis genome contains the following window.
TCCCGGTGGCCGGAATCACCGACGCGCCCATCGCTTGAAGTACGCGTCCGACCAGCACCATGCTGTAAGCTTGTGACGTGAGACCGAGTAATGATCCGCCGACAAAGATCAGAATCCCGAAGGTAATCAGATTCCGTAACGGGAACCGGTCAGCCAGTTTACCGTAAATCACAGCGCCCATCGCATAAACAAGCATATAAGCCGACGTTACCCAACTCACCTGAGCGAGAGACAACTGAAATTCCATACTGATTTCCGTCAGCACAATATTAAACATGGTCGCGCTCATCACGGATAGAATTAAAGTAAATACAAGCGTCTTCAACAACCGTTCACGATGTTCAAAAGGGGATGAGGCTGCTGCATCGATTAACTCTTCCTTGCCTTGGTTGGTTTCCATTTTTATAGCCTCCTCCAGGTTGTTAGTTAGTACTAACTAACATTCAATCTTCAAAAAAACTAGGGTTGCAACGCCCTAGTGTACATCTCCACACTGATTTCAATAAACGTATCCATGGTCATATTCATCACCGACGACGGGGAGTGGAGATTGGTCATGGCCGCGCCGTAATTCATGTACATAAATGCCAGCGCCTGGCCCTCAACAGGTGTATTTCCCACAAGACCCTTGGCCTGCATCTTAACCAAATAATCTTTCAATAGCTCCAGAAGTTGCTGCGGATGCTTGCTCGACTGCTTCCTAAGTTCCGGCAACTGATGACTTTCCTTGTTCATAATCTGAATCAGTTTGCGATTCCGTTTCATGATTTCCTGATAAGTCCGGCTTACCAAGAGCAGATCCGTCTTTAAATCCCACACCATCTCCTCGGAGAAAATGCGCCGCATCGCTCCCGCATAGTAGAAACGTTCCAGCGCTTCTTCAAGCAGTTTCTGTTTATTGCCAAACTTACGGAACAAGGTCATTTCACTAACCCCTGCCATAGCGGCGATTTCTTTGGTTGTTACGCCGTTGTAGCCCTTCTCCGACATTAAGTCGATAGCGGCAAGCAGCAATTTATCATGTGTTGTGGCAGCGACAGAGGTGTCCATTCCTTAAGCCTTCCTTCCATAATGTTAGTGATCACTAACAACCTAACATGAGTGTAATCCTTAGGGAAAAGATTGTCAATAGTCAAAGAAATAACATTTGGATTATGGAAGGTGTGATGTGTTCTATGCCCTTTTTTGCACGGAGAATACCGGTCCTTTATGATTCAGTTATCCTTTACAGCTATTCTTCCTTAGCATACAATTTACCTATTACATCGACTAGGAGTAAAAGCAATGAGTCCGGTTGACTACGTAAATAGCAATTTTCGAATTACTGCCTACTCACATGCTCTCAGAAGAGAGCAATTCGCCTTCGGCGAAGCTACTTATGATGGTTGGTTCCTGTTGGCGTTAGAGTTAGGTACATTCCGTTACACCATTGGAAATGAAACCGGTATTGCCAGTGTCGGCGATCTTATAATTTGCCCACCTGGTTTACGTTTTTGCCGACAAGCCTTGGGCGTACTCAGCTTTCATATGTTTGAATTCGAATGGACGACAACTGCCGGTCTCCCCGTCCTCGCTAGCGAAATTCACCTCTGTGGCAAAAAAAGCTTGCAACACCTTGACAGGTTTGCAAGCACTCTGGACTTACTTAGCAAGCTTGAGATTCATCCTGGTTCAGACAGCCGTGTGTGGCAGGAATCCATGTTACGCGACCTTGTACTGTTAGTGCTGTTAGAAGATCACTTGTCTCCTTACAAAGAGGACAGTCGGGACCGGCCATTCATCGCTCAAGCGATGAAACTGCTGCAACGGCACGCTTTCGACAACACCGGGCTTGCCGCAGTCGCTTCGCAGCTCGGTCTGTCCTTGTCTCATTTCTCTGTTAAATACAAGCAACTAACTGGCAGTTCTCCTTCACAATACGTGACCGCACTACGCATGCAGAAAGCAAAGATGTTATTAATTGATACACAGGAACCGCTTGAGTGCATTGCCCCTCAATGCGGATATCAGAACGGGTTTTATTTAAGCCGAGTGTTCCAGCAGTTCTATCAGACCAGTCCATCGGAGTATCGCAGGCGCAATCGTGTTTAATCAACTAGATGTCTATAAGAATATCCTCACCTTGCACCACAACAGGATATGTTTTTATTCTCTCTTTCATGTTGCAAACAGCCCTGCCCGAAGGAAGTTCGAACTCCCAATGGTGCCACGGACAGCGGAGTACACGCCGATCGTGTTGATAGTCAAAAATTCCGACTTGCGGAGCGATTAAAGTTCCCTCAATATGGCCTGAACAAATCGGTGCTTTGGCATGGGGGCAAATATTGAGAACCGCGTAATACTGATTGTGATCCAATAAAATTCCGATTTCCTTGCGCTCAACTTGTACGAGAAAGGTTTTGTTTGCGACAATGTCCGATGTTTTGGCGACGGTTACAAGTGTCATAAGAATTCCTCCTCTCTAAGCTTTAAGTCCAAAGAAATTAGCGGCGTTATCGAATAAAATTTTCTGCTTCGCGGTTTCAGACAGCTTTCTTGGCAGAATGTTGGGCTCATCGAAATCCCAATGCGGGTAATCACTGGCATACATGAGAATATTCTCGGCATCGATCATGTCAAATAACTGGATCAGATGCTCTTCCTTCTTCGGCTCTTCGAGAGGCTGGGTCGTCAACCGCACATGATCCGCTATATACTCGCTCGGCAGACGCTTCAGATAAGGCGCCTGTTGGCGAAGTCCTTTGAAATGAGAATCCATCCGCCAGAGCAGATGAGGCAACCAAGCAAATCCGCCTTCTACCAGAAAGAATTGAAGCTGCGGGAATTTCTCAAACGTTCCTTCCAGAATCAGGTTAGTCAGATGAGCCATATAGATTTGCGGCACACAAACATGCCACTCGAGATACGTTCTGGCCATTCCAGCAGCCGTCGGAGATGCCTGTGCCATCATTGCGCCGCCTTGGCCCGGATGAATGCCGATCGGGAGCCCTTTGCGCTGGGCTGCTTCATATATCGGGTGATAGAACCGGTTGCCAAAAGGGATTTTACTTGTGGAAGAGAACCATACAGCTATGACATCGGGATGGTCGCCAAGTCTGTCAATCTCACGGGCAGCCAGGTGAGGATCCTGATGAGCGACCCATAAAGCCATTTTGAAACGTTTGTCTTGGGGCAGCCAATGTTCCATCGTATGATCGTTATATGCGGAGCAAACGGCCTGGGCATAGTCAGGATCCGGAATGCCGGTGATATGATGCCCTGTCCCTGTAAGAAGCGCGTATGTATAGTTATATTTGTCAAGCAACTGCGTCTTCAGAAACGTCGGGTTTGATCCGGGGGCGCTTCCATCCGGAGGTACTGAATCCCAGCGCATACCCCCTTCTTGCTGCAGAATACCTGATGCAAGATGGCGTTCTCCATACTTGGCAACCTCGGTTTTCCAAGGCTCTTGTAGATAAGGCAGCAGGTCTTGACTGGTCCTCCTGCAATGATGCACGTCGCAATCGAATATCATGAGAGAGGCCTCCTCTAAGAATGTTTAATGTCTATAGGCTAAGTATAGATAGGCCTTCCCTCTATGAACATGCAGTTATTTTGCTGAAAGCATATCTTTTTTTTAGATTTGGGAGCGCCCAAAAAGGACAGCCCTCCTCGGCTGTCCTTCTCTTATATCCCCATAAAATACCCATATGTTCGGGCGATCCCTTCCCTCACACCGGTTACGGGCGCCCAGCCCAACTGCTCGCGGGCGCGGGCGTTATCCAGGCAGCTGTGCCGGATATCCCCCGTTCGCGCCGGTTTGTGCACGACCGCTGTGGACGGCCCGTGAAGCTCTCGCACCAGCGCGACGAGCTCATTCACGGACGTCCGCTCCCCTGTGCTCACATGCAGTGTCGCCCCCGTTCCCGCACCTCTGCCGGCGGCCATCAGAGCCTCGACCACATCACCGACGTAGATGAAGTCCCGCGTCTGCTCCCCGTCCCCGTGGACGGTTAACGGCAGCCCTTTCGCCAACTGCTCCATGAACACGGCTGCAACGCCGCCTTCGCCTTTCGCTGTCTGCTTCGGGCCATATACGTTCGCGAAGCGAAGCACCGTGTAATCCAGCCCGAACAAATCGCGGTACACCTTGCAATAGCGCTCCGCTGCCAGCTTGGACAACCCATAGAAGGACACCGGCTCCGCCAGATCCGTCTCTGTGAGCAGATCGCGCTCCAAGTTGCCGTATACGGCCGAAGTCGAAGCGATAACAACCTTGACCGCTCCGCAATCTCGAGCGGCCTCCAGAACCCGCAGCGTACCGACTATATTAATCCCGGCATCATAGGCCGGATCATCTATGGAACGTTTCACATCAGCCTGCGCGGCCAAATGATACACAACATCCGGCCGTATGCCCCCGAAAATCTCCGACAGCCCCGCTTCCGTTATATCTACGGCATGTAATACCGCATTTTGCGGAATATAGGCTTTGCGCCCCGTAGTCAGATTATCTGCCACATGCACTTCCCAACCTTCGGCCAGAAGGGCTTCCGCCAAATGCGATCCGATAAACCCGGCACCGCCTGTTACCACAGCTTTCATTCACCTGACGCCTCCCTACAACGTTTCTGTAGTGTACGCGCCGGGAATCCATTGCGCCTAGGACATAAGCCCGTTTGCGCCAAATAAAGTGGGATACCTGTCTGTGGAATTGTACGAATGTACGAGGGTAATTGTCGTGTCCACCGATGCCCGCTGACAATATATTGTACTACCTAAACAAAAGGAGGTGAAACCATACCTGTTCCTTTGGGTAGGTATGTCCCGTATGTCAGCTGCTCATTCGAAAGTGATGTTGTTTTCCCATATATGTAACGCTGAACATATTACCGGGGCGGAGAAGTTGCTGCTGTTCTTCGCGCAGGAGCTGCGTCCGCATCACGAAGTAGCGTTGGTCGTTCCGACCGAAGGCGTCCTCTCCGCGCAGGCGAGGAGTATGGGCCTCACCGTCATCGTGCATCATTACCCGGTGTTATGGGAGGTGTATGATCCCGGCCCCGGTTTATTTGAAGCGATGGACCGATTGCTCCACGAGCCCGTTTTCTTTTCTTTAATGGAGCTCATTCGAACGTACCAGCCGGATCTCGCTATTGTGAACACTTCGGTAAACCCGCTTCCGGCGGCAGCGGCTAAAGCAGCCGGTATACCGACGGCATGGATGCTGACTGAAGTCATTACACAGAATGCCCACTCCTCCCTTTCGGCACTGTTAATTGACAGATACTCCGATTGGATTATAGGAATTTCGCAAGCCGTCTTCTGGTTGTTTCAAGGCTCCATCTTTCAGGACAAAAAAGTGCTGCTCTACCCTTCCTGGCATGAGGATACGCTGGACCCGGGGCATTGGCCGGCCCACCGGCAAAGCAAGAGAGCGATGCTGGGCATCGGAATGGACCGAACGGTTGTCGGATATATCTCATCCGATATTTACCCGAATAAAGGCTTGGATCATTTCATTCGTATGGCCGTACATCTCGGGACCAAATATGACCGTCTTTCCTTCCTCATAGCAGGGAAACCGACGGATACCGATTACTACCAATCCTGCCTGCGAAGCATTCAGAGTTCGGGACTCGCCTCCCGGTTTCATCATGTTCGTTTCGAGAAAAGTATCCAGCAGCTATATCCCGCTATGGATATTGTCGTCATTCCCAGTCTGATCGGGGAAGGATTCGGGATGACCGCCATGGAAGGGCTGATTTTCGGCAAACCTGTTGTGACCTATCGATCCGGCGGACTTCAGGAAATTGCCCAACTCACCGGCAATGACCGATACGTCGTGCCGACAGGCGATATTCTCGGACTAGCGGGCAAAGTGGAAACCTTGCTGCGTTCCCCTTCCGAAGCTTCAGAGACAGGCGGCCGCAACTTTACAGCGGTGCGGGAAGCTTTCGGAGTCGGAGCTTACCGAATTCGCCTTCACCATTTCTGGCAAAAGGTGGCTTCTCACCTCATTCGGGTGCGTACGGAACATATGCTGTCGCCAAAGCCGTTTCCCGACGGTTTCCTGGTAAAGAGCCGCTCTTATCCAACCGTATTTCTGTTGGAACACGGGCACAAGCGGCCCGTGGATACGGGGGAAACCTTCCGATATTACAAGCTTCATCTTGCCCCGATCACGGAAGGAACGGATGCCGAGCTTTCCCGGTACCCCTTAGGCAGGCAAATCTCCATGTCTGCGCCATTCCGGCTTCACAGCCCTTCCGTCATGTTGATGAAAGGCAGCGGAACGACCGTGTATTTAACCGCGCTGGGGATGAAGAGGCCTTTCCCTTCCGGTGAAGCTCTCCGCGCTTACGGCGATCCCGAACGCATTGTCGATTTGCCGAACGAGTTCTTAGGCGAATACACGGACGGAGAACCGATGCCGGAACCTGCTGCTCACGTTCATCCCGTTTTGCCGCATGACGGGAGTATCCGCGCAAGACGGGGTCGGGTACGGAAGAGCACGCTTGGCAAGCGGAAACGCAGGGGTAAACTGCGCTTGAAGCGGGAAAACCGCCGCAAAAACCGCCGTTCCCTGAGGCGCCGCGGCTTGCGCGCCACGCGCACGTTAAAACGCCGAAAGAGAAATTAATAACGCATACCAACCGCTGTACAATCCAATGGAAGAAAACAGGTGATCCAAACTTATGAATATTGTCACGATCCTCGGCACGAGGCCGGAAATCATTCGACTAAGCCTCATTCTGGGCAAGTTGGACCGAATGGCCGCAAGCCATACCGTCATCCATACCGGACAAAACTTCACATTCACGTTGAGCGATGTCTTCTTCCAGCAACTTCGTCTGCGAACGCCTGATCACATGCTCAGTTCCCAGCAGTTGTCGCTTGGAGGACAGTTGGCCACCATGTTCGGTCAAATTGAAACGCTTCTGCAACAAATCAAGCCGGATAAAGTGCTCCTGCTCGGCGATACAAACAGCGCGCTAAGCGCCATTCTGGCAGAACGGATGGGGATTCCCGTCATCCATATGGAAGCGGGCAACCGCTGCTACGACCTGACGGTGCCGGAAGAGAAGAACCGCAAGGTGATTGATGCCATATCCAGCATTAACATGCCGTATACGCCGCAAAGCAAGCAGAATCTCCTTCGGGAAGGCATTCCCGTGAACCGAATTATGCTCTCGGGCAACCCCATCTACGAGGTGCTAGACCATTATGCGCCTGAAATCGACGCCAGCCCGGTATTGGAACACCTGAACCTGAAGCCAGGCTCCTACTTCCTGGTGACGACACATCGCGCCGAGAACGTGGATGATCCGGTTCATCTCACCGAGATTATGAACGCGCTCAACGGCATTGCCGAGCATTACGGGGAACGGCTGATTTGCAGCATTCACCCCCGCACCCGGACGCGGATCAAGCAGAACCCTCAGCTGGTTATGCATCCGCTGGTGGAGTTCCACGAGCCTTTCGGCTTCTTCGAATTCGTAAAGCTCGAGAAGCACGCCCGCTGCGCCATCACGGATAGCGGGACCGTACAAGAGGAATGCTGTCTGTTTCATGTTCCTACCGTAACGATTCGAAATACGACAGAGCGGCCCGAAACCGTGGATTGCGGGAGCAACGTCGTAACCGGACTGCAAGCTGAGCGTATCGTGGAGGCCGTTAAGCTGATGTCCTCCTTGCCAAGACATTGGGAAATTCCCGAAGGTTACAACGACCCGAATGTTTCCGATAAAGTTGTCAAATTTTTATTAGGAGGGAAATAAATGTATCAGAATAAAACTCTGTTAGTCACCGGAGGAACCGGATCTTGGGGGCATGAGCTTGTGCATCAGTTACTTCCCCTGGGTCCTAAAGAAATCATTATTTTCTCCCGTAACGAATCCAGCCAAGTGGCTATGAAACGCATGTTTGAGGATGACCGCTTAAGCTTCTGCATCGGGGATGTCCGTGATAAAGAGGCTCTGATGAAAGCTTGCCAAGGTGTGGATTACGTGTTCCATCTTGCGGCGCTGAAACATGTGCCTGTCTGCGAGGATCAACCTTATGAGGCGCTCAAAACCAATGTGCTGGGGACACAAAACATCATCGAGGCCGCAATCGAAAATAAAGTCAAAAAAGTCATCAACATCTCTACGGATAAAGCCGCGAATCCTTCCAATTTCTACGGGATGACCAAAGCCATCGGCGAGAAGTTAATTGTATACGCCAACCTGCAGAGATCCCAGACGGAATTCGTTTGTGTACGCGGAGGCAATGTGCTTGGAACGAACGGCAGCGTCATCCACTTGTTTATGAAGCAGATCAAGGAACGCAATCAGATCGGGATTACGGATAAAGCGATGACCCGATTCTTCCTCACCATGCAGGAAGCGATCGGTCTGTTGCTTCGCGCCAGTGAAGTGGGTGTGGGCGGAGAAATTTTCGTCATGACCATGCCGGCTTGCAAAATACTGGATTTGGCGGAAGTGCTTATGGAATCGCTGGATAAAACCGACGTTGAAGTCATTGAGCTGGGCATTCGTCCGGGCGAAAAAATTCATGAGGTGCTCTACTCCGATTATGAAAGCTTAACTACGGTCCATTACGATGAAGAATATCTTGTGATCCTGCCGACGCTGCCGATCCCGGGCCTGAAGGAGAAATACGAGCATTGCCCTCCTGTCGCTCTTACCAACTTCAACTCCGGCGACTCTTTGATGACGAAAGATGAGATCAAAGAGCTGTTAATTAAAGGCAGGTTTTTGGCATGAAATTGCTGATTCTCGGCGGAAACGGGATGGCGGGACATCTGCTCGTGGACTATTTCCGTAAGCACACCGATCATGAGGTGTACTTCACATCGAGAGATCGCCGTCTGCCTGGCGGACTTCTGCTGGATGTTCGCGAACCGGCACAGGTGGAAGCGGTCGTTCGCGCCGTTTCGCCTGATGTCATCATTAACGCGGTAGGCATCCTGAATGAAAGCGCCCGCTTGCATGAAGTGGATGCTTATAAAGTAAACGCTATGTTGCCGCATCAATTGGCAACCGTAGCGGATACACTCGGTGCGCGCGTCATTCATATCAGCACCGATTGCGTATTCTCCGGCGCCAAGGGCGATTATACCGAATCCGACTTTACGGACGGCGATTCCGTCTATGCTAAATCCAAGGCTCTTGGTGAACTCAAGGGTTCGCCGCACATGACTTTGCGAACTTCCATTATTGGCCCGGAAACTCGCGGAAACGGCATCGGACTTCTCGACTGGTTCTTGAAGCAGAGCGGCACTGTCAAGGGATATACAGGCGTGTTATGGAACGGAATCACAACCTTGGAGCTTGCCAAGGCGGTTCGGCACTTTGTGAAGCACCCTATAGACGGACTTGTACAACTAACAGCCCCGGAGAAAGTCAGTAAACATGATTTACTGATTCTGTTCCGAGACATCTGGAACAAGGAAGATGTCCGGATTATCCCGGACGGGGAGATGGTCCTCGATCGGACATTACGCAGTACGCGTACCGATCTGAATTATAACGTTCCCGAATATGAAGTGATGTTGCGTGAATTGTATGAATGGATGAACGGATAATGAGCGCCCGTCTCCTCATTACAGGCGGCGGCGGGTTCACAGGCAGACATGCCTGTGAACACTTTATCCGGCGCGGAGTGCAGGTGGTGCCGGCGGTACGCCGGAAGAGCGGGCTTGCCCATGAGGTCATCTGTGATTTATCCCGCGCGGAGGAAACTTCGGCTTTGCTTGGCGAAGTGCGACCGGACTTCGTGCTTCATCTCGCGGGACGCAACGCCGTTCCGGATTCCTGGGCAGATCCCGCCGGCCATCTGGAAACCAACTTGATGTCCACGGTTTATGTGCTGGAAGCGGTTCGGCGGCACGTCCCCCAAGCCCGGGTTCTTGTGGTCGGCTCCATGCTGGCATCCCCGCTGGGTGGGAAGCCGGAGCCGCCGCATCCGTATGCGTTGAGCAAATCCTTTCAACGCGCGGCATCTTTGGCCTGGGGCCATCTCTACCAACTGAAGCTGTGTGTGGCGCAACCTTCCAATCTGATCGGCCCCGGGAATTCAGCCGGTTTATGCGGGTTGATCGGCCGCCGAATCGCCGCTCTGGAGAAAGGCGGCGATCCCACGCCTTTTAGGCTGTCTTCACGCACTGAAACGCGTGACTTTCTCGATGTTCGTGATGCGGTGAACGCCTATGAAACCATTCTGTTGCACGGCGTCACAGGTCACACGTATGCTGTGGCGTCTGGACTAAGCCGTTCGCTCGGCGATATAGCCGACGGATTCACAGCGCTGGCTAAGGTGCCGTTGCCGTTTGAAGTGAGCTCGCCTGCCGCCGGAGCTGATTCCAACCCGGGTGCCGCCCGTCCCGTCCTTGAAATCGATACAGCTTCACTCCGTCAACTCGGATGGTCACCTCAAATTCCTTTGGCCCAATCCCTAACGGATATTTTAAATTATTACCGCCATCATTGATCCTTTCGGAAAGGAGGCTATGTGAATGCATCTTCCCAAAGTTACGATCGTTATTCCCTTCTACAACT
Protein-coding sequences here:
- a CDS encoding NAD-dependent epimerase/dehydratase family protein — translated: MSARLLITGGGGFTGRHACEHFIRRGVQVVPAVRRKSGLAHEVICDLSRAEETSALLGEVRPDFVLHLAGRNAVPDSWADPAGHLETNLMSTVYVLEAVRRHVPQARVLVVGSMLASPLGGKPEPPHPYALSKSFQRAASLAWGHLYQLKLCVAQPSNLIGPGNSAGLCGLIGRRIAALEKGGDPTPFRLSSRTETRDFLDVRDAVNAYETILLHGVTGHTYAVASGLSRSLGDIADGFTALAKVPLPFEVSSPAAGADSNPGAARPVLEIDTASLRQLGWSPQIPLAQSLTDILNYYRHH
- a CDS encoding polysaccharide biosynthesis protein; protein product: MYQNKTLLVTGGTGSWGHELVHQLLPLGPKEIIIFSRNESSQVAMKRMFEDDRLSFCIGDVRDKEALMKACQGVDYVFHLAALKHVPVCEDQPYEALKTNVLGTQNIIEAAIENKVKKVINISTDKAANPSNFYGMTKAIGEKLIVYANLQRSQTEFVCVRGGNVLGTNGSVIHLFMKQIKERNQIGITDKAMTRFFLTMQEAIGLLLRASEVGVGGEIFVMTMPACKILDLAEVLMESLDKTDVEVIELGIRPGEKIHEVLYSDYESLTTVHYDEEYLVILPTLPIPGLKEKYEHCPPVALTNFNSGDSLMTKDEIKELLIKGRFLA
- the wecB gene encoding non-hydrolyzing UDP-N-acetylglucosamine 2-epimerase, with protein sequence MNIVTILGTRPEIIRLSLILGKLDRMAASHTVIHTGQNFTFTLSDVFFQQLRLRTPDHMLSSQQLSLGGQLATMFGQIETLLQQIKPDKVLLLGDTNSALSAILAERMGIPVIHMEAGNRCYDLTVPEEKNRKVIDAISSINMPYTPQSKQNLLREGIPVNRIMLSGNPIYEVLDHYAPEIDASPVLEHLNLKPGSYFLVTTHRAENVDDPVHLTEIMNALNGIAEHYGERLICSIHPRTRTRIKQNPQLVMHPLVEFHEPFGFFEFVKLEKHARCAITDSGTVQEECCLFHVPTVTIRNTTERPETVDCGSNVVTGLQAERIVEAVKLMSSLPRHWEIPEGYNDPNVSDKVVKFLLGGK
- a CDS encoding TetR/AcrR family transcriptional regulator, whose amino-acid sequence is MDTSVAATTHDKLLLAAIDLMSEKGYNGVTTKEIAAMAGVSEMTLFRKFGNKQKLLEEALERFYYAGAMRRIFSEEMVWDLKTDLLLVSRTYQEIMKRNRKLIQIMNKESHQLPELRKQSSKHPQQLLELLKDYLVKMQAKGLVGNTPVEGQALAFMYMNYGAAMTNLHSPSSVMNMTMDTFIEISVEMYTRALQP
- a CDS encoding helix-turn-helix transcriptional regulator — its product is MSPVDYVNSNFRITAYSHALRREQFAFGEATYDGWFLLALELGTFRYTIGNETGIASVGDLIICPPGLRFCRQALGVLSFHMFEFEWTTTAGLPVLASEIHLCGKKSLQHLDRFASTLDLLSKLEIHPGSDSRVWQESMLRDLVLLVLLEDHLSPYKEDSRDRPFIAQAMKLLQRHAFDNTGLAAVASQLGLSLSHFSVKYKQLTGSSPSQYVTALRMQKAKMLLIDTQEPLECIAPQCGYQNGFYLSRVFQQFYQTSPSEYRRRNRV
- a CDS encoding NAD-dependent epimerase/dehydratase family protein, which translates into the protein MKAVVTGGAGFIGSHLAEALLAEGWEVHVADNLTTGRKAYIPQNAVLHAVDITEAGLSEIFGGIRPDVVYHLAAQADVKRSIDDPAYDAGINIVGTLRVLEAARDCGAVKVVIASTSAVYGNLERDLLTETDLAEPVSFYGLSKLAAERYCKVYRDLFGLDYTVLRFANVYGPKQTAKGEGGVAAVFMEQLAKGLPLTVHGDGEQTRDFIYVGDVVEALMAAGRGAGTGATLHVSTGERTSVNELVALVRELHGPSTAVVHKPARTGDIRHSCLDNARAREQLGWAPVTGVREGIARTYGYFMGI
- a CDS encoding dTDP-4-dehydrorhamnose reductase family protein, translated to MKLLILGGNGMAGHLLVDYFRKHTDHEVYFTSRDRRLPGGLLLDVREPAQVEAVVRAVSPDVIINAVGILNESARLHEVDAYKVNAMLPHQLATVADTLGARVIHISTDCVFSGAKGDYTESDFTDGDSVYAKSKALGELKGSPHMTLRTSIIGPETRGNGIGLLDWFLKQSGTVKGYTGVLWNGITTLELAKAVRHFVKHPIDGLVQLTAPEKVSKHDLLILFRDIWNKEDVRIIPDGEMVLDRTLRSTRTDLNYNVPEYEVMLRELYEWMNG
- a CDS encoding Rieske (2Fe-2S) protein translates to MTLVTVAKTSDIVANKTFLVQVERKEIGILLDHNQYYAVLNICPHAKAPICSGHIEGTLIAPQVGIFDYQHDRRVLRCPWHHWEFELPSGRAVCNMKERIKTYPVVVQGEDILIDI
- a CDS encoding amidohydrolase family protein, whose product is MIFDCDVHHCRRTSQDLLPYLQEPWKTEVAKYGERHLASGILQQEGGMRWDSVPPDGSAPGSNPTFLKTQLLDKYNYTYALLTGTGHHITGIPDPDYAQAVCSAYNDHTMEHWLPQDKRFKMALWVAHQDPHLAAREIDRLGDHPDVIAVWFSSTSKIPFGNRFYHPIYEAAQRKGLPIGIHPGQGGAMMAQASPTAAGMARTYLEWHVCVPQIYMAHLTNLILEGTFEKFPQLQFFLVEGGFAWLPHLLWRMDSHFKGLRQQAPYLKRLPSEYIADHVRLTTQPLEEPKKEEHLIQLFDMIDAENILMYASDYPHWDFDEPNILPRKLSETAKQKILFDNAANFFGLKA
- a CDS encoding glycosyltransferase family 4 protein, with translation MSRMSAAHSKVMLFSHICNAEHITGAEKLLLFFAQELRPHHEVALVVPTEGVLSAQARSMGLTVIVHHYPVLWEVYDPGPGLFEAMDRLLHEPVFFSLMELIRTYQPDLAIVNTSVNPLPAAAAKAAGIPTAWMLTEVITQNAHSSLSALLIDRYSDWIIGISQAVFWLFQGSIFQDKKVLLYPSWHEDTLDPGHWPAHRQSKRAMLGIGMDRTVVGYISSDIYPNKGLDHFIRMAVHLGTKYDRLSFLIAGKPTDTDYYQSCLRSIQSSGLASRFHHVRFEKSIQQLYPAMDIVVIPSLIGEGFGMTAMEGLIFGKPVVTYRSGGLQEIAQLTGNDRYVVPTGDILGLAGKVETLLRSPSEASETGGRNFTAVREAFGVGAYRIRLHHFWQKVASHLIRVRTEHMLSPKPFPDGFLVKSRSYPTVFLLEHGHKRPVDTGETFRYYKLHLAPITEGTDAELSRYPLGRQISMSAPFRLHSPSVMLMKGSGTTVYLTALGMKRPFPSGEALRAYGDPERIVDLPNEFLGEYTDGEPMPEPAAHVHPVLPHDGSIRARRGRVRKSTLGKRKRRGKLRLKRENRRKNRRSLRRRGLRATRTLKRRKRN